In Shouchella patagoniensis, the following are encoded in one genomic region:
- a CDS encoding peptidylprolyl isomerase: MRWKVILSFCVLFIFAACGNEEQQNNDNQQGEEATSEPGVPEVPVQEDEVPVVTMEMENGGIVKMELYPDVALHSVNNFVALIENGFYDGLTFHRIIPGFMVQGGDPEGTGQGGPGYAIKGEFSSNGIENNLSHERGILSMARSQDADSAGSQFFIMHEDGPSLDGDYAAFGKVIEGMEVIDQIAETETVEVPSQNHPDAGKPIEGEVPVIKFMTVERE, translated from the coding sequence TTGAGATGGAAAGTGATTTTGTCTTTTTGCGTGCTATTTATTTTTGCAGCATGTGGGAATGAGGAACAACAAAACAATGACAATCAACAAGGTGAAGAAGCAACTAGTGAGCCAGGGGTGCCAGAAGTACCAGTACAAGAAGACGAAGTTCCCGTTGTAACAATGGAAATGGAAAATGGGGGAATCGTAAAAATGGAACTATACCCTGATGTGGCTCTTCATTCAGTAAATAACTTTGTCGCATTAATTGAAAATGGTTTTTATGATGGTCTAACGTTTCATCGAATTATTCCTGGGTTTATGGTACAAGGTGGCGACCCAGAAGGAACCGGCCAGGGCGGTCCTGGGTACGCTATAAAAGGTGAATTCTCGTCCAATGGAATAGAAAATAATTTGTCTCATGAACGAGGTATCTTATCAATGGCCCGATCACAAGATGCTGATTCTGCAGGATCACAATTCTTTATTATGCATGAAGATGGACCAAGTTTGGACGGCGATTATGCTGCCTTTGGTAAAGTGATTGAAGGTATGGAAGTCATTGATCAAATTGCAGAAACAGAGACTGTTGAAGTGCCAAGTCAAAACCACCCGGATGCTGGAAAGCCAATTGAAGGAGAAGTTCCTGTTATTAAGTTTATGACAGTAGAACGGGAATAA